Proteins encoded within one genomic window of Rubripirellula tenax:
- a CDS encoding nucleotide pyrophosphohydrolase: protein MNDDMAINRQDPPPLSIREAQDRVDEWIRTIGVRYFHELTNLAQLVEEVGEVARILSRSHGEQSSKAGESPGDLADELADVLFVTICLANQSGIDLTDALGRNLDKKTKRDADRHKNNDKLF, encoded by the coding sequence ATGAACGACGACATGGCCATCAACCGCCAGGACCCGCCGCCGCTGTCGATCCGCGAGGCTCAAGACCGAGTCGACGAGTGGATCCGCACGATCGGCGTGCGCTACTTTCACGAGTTAACCAACTTGGCTCAATTGGTCGAGGAAGTCGGCGAGGTTGCGAGAATTTTGTCGCGATCGCATGGCGAACAGTCGTCGAAGGCGGGTGAATCGCCGGGCGACTTGGCTGACGAACTTGCCGATGTTCTGTTCGTGACGATTTGTTTAGCGAATCAGTCCGGGATCGACTTGACGGATGCGCTGGGCCGCAATCTGGACAAAAAAACGAAACGTGACGCCGACCGTCACAAGAACAACGACAAGCTGTTTTAG
- a CDS encoding MaoC family dehydratase, with product MEISTDNELLYLEDMKVGDRWMSEWREITADDVADFAALSGDHDPLHTPAADSSPFGEPVAHGLLGLSVLAGLSSQRPRAATLALVGISDWRFEAPIFFGDRVQVSTEIESIDQHGRRAGRVTWVRQLLNQEGRVIQRGRFVSLVATKARARRLSTQEETQRGTLPAR from the coding sequence TTGGAAATCTCGACCGACAACGAACTGCTTTACCTCGAAGACATGAAAGTCGGCGATCGCTGGATGAGCGAGTGGCGCGAGATCACGGCGGACGACGTGGCCGATTTCGCGGCGCTGTCCGGCGACCATGATCCCCTGCATACGCCGGCGGCCGATTCGTCACCGTTCGGTGAACCGGTGGCCCACGGATTGCTCGGCCTGAGCGTGTTGGCGGGACTGAGCAGCCAACGTCCCAGGGCCGCGACCTTGGCCTTGGTGGGAATTTCCGATTGGCGATTCGAAGCCCCGATTTTCTTTGGCGATCGAGTCCAGGTTTCCACCGAGATCGAATCGATCGATCAACACGGTCGCCGCGCCGGTCGAGTGACATGGGTTCGCCAACTTCTCAATCAAGAAGGCCGCGTCATCCAACGCGGCCGCTTCGTTTCGCTGGTCGCAACCAAGGCCCGCGCAAGACGACTTTCCACACAGGAAGAAACGCAACGAGGAACACTGCCGGCGAGGTAG
- a CDS encoding FG-GAP repeat domain-containing protein, which produces MTVRRSRRFFVAFSAVSMILGGAATAVIGDDSNVGDGSSVRFRPRLLTLDANEGIAAGDVDGDGQTDLVAGRNWFRGGDGTDGGNWEPRPLRAIDDWNGYVESNGDYLMDVNGDGRLDVIAGSFLPTEVHWYENPGDEALRLGKTWPKHLLVDTGNSANEGQLMQDIDGDGRPEWIVNSWKNDVPTVVWRLVPRDKGDGQRGGAMFDVVSHTFGDKANGHGVAVGDLNNDGRSDLLVGQGWYEQPSSQPWSAPWKFHQDWKLHSSVPMIVVDLDDDGDGDLIFGNGHDFGLFWWQNDGADENGTVGWTEHEIDKQYSQPHSLAWVDVTGDGKPDLVTGKRYFAHNGKDPGGTEMPCLYYYDWDAKTKTFTRHTIEEGHVGTGLQIVAEDLNGDSKTDIAVAGKSGTYLMIAE; this is translated from the coding sequence ATGACAGTTCGACGATCCAGGCGGTTTTTTGTTGCTTTTTCCGCGGTCAGCATGATTCTGGGCGGGGCCGCCACAGCGGTGATCGGCGATGACAGCAACGTCGGGGACGGATCAAGTGTGCGATTTCGACCACGTCTGCTGACGCTCGATGCCAACGAAGGGATCGCAGCGGGAGATGTCGACGGCGATGGCCAGACCGATTTGGTCGCCGGCCGAAACTGGTTCCGCGGTGGCGACGGAACCGACGGCGGCAATTGGGAACCTCGTCCGCTGCGCGCGATCGATGACTGGAACGGCTACGTCGAAAGCAATGGCGACTACTTGATGGACGTCAACGGCGACGGTCGCTTGGACGTCATCGCGGGATCGTTCCTGCCCACGGAAGTTCATTGGTACGAAAACCCGGGCGACGAAGCACTTCGGTTGGGAAAGACGTGGCCCAAGCACTTGCTGGTCGATACGGGGAACTCGGCCAACGAAGGCCAGTTGATGCAAGATATCGACGGCGACGGGCGTCCCGAGTGGATCGTCAATAGCTGGAAGAATGATGTGCCGACGGTTGTGTGGCGATTGGTTCCGCGCGACAAGGGCGACGGCCAACGCGGCGGTGCGATGTTCGACGTGGTTTCGCATACGTTTGGTGACAAAGCCAACGGGCACGGCGTTGCCGTTGGCGACTTGAACAACGACGGTCGATCGGATTTGTTGGTCGGACAAGGTTGGTACGAACAACCGTCGTCCCAGCCATGGTCGGCGCCGTGGAAGTTCCATCAAGATTGGAAACTGCATTCGTCCGTCCCGATGATCGTTGTCGACCTGGACGACGATGGCGACGGCGACTTGATCTTTGGAAACGGTCACGATTTCGGTTTGTTTTGGTGGCAGAACGATGGTGCCGACGAAAACGGAACCGTCGGGTGGACCGAGCACGAAATCGACAAGCAATACAGCCAACCGCACTCGTTGGCTTGGGTGGACGTGACGGGCGATGGAAAGCCCGACCTGGTGACGGGTAAACGGTACTTCGCACACAACGGCAAAGACCCCGGTGGGACCGAGATGCCGTGCTTGTATTACTACGACTGGGATGCGAAGACCAAGACGTTCACGCGACACACGATCGAAGAAGGTCATGTCGGCACGGGCCTTCAAATCGTGGCCGAAGATCTTAACGGCGACTCGAAAACGGATATCGCCGTTGCCGGCAAGAGTGGCACCTACTTGATGATCGCCGAATGA
- a CDS encoding MIP/aquaporin family protein codes for MLTPLPTRCLSEFLSTFFLVVIGCGAIAVDVRTGALTHVGVATVWGLIVMTMIYAVGGVSGAHMNPAVTIAFTCFKKLPIKDAVAYVPAQCGGALLGALAIRSVLGLDESLLGATTVKAGLTPIAGFAVEAMMTAILMFVVMGVSTGAKEESITAGIAVGATIAMEAFVAGPLTAASMNPARSIGPAIASGHLENLWVYIAGPIVGALVGGILRRVLSPSA; via the coding sequence TGGTCGTCATCGGCTGTGGCGCGATCGCCGTCGATGTCCGCACCGGCGCGCTGACTCACGTCGGCGTCGCAACCGTGTGGGGATTGATCGTGATGACCATGATCTATGCGGTCGGCGGCGTTAGCGGTGCGCACATGAATCCGGCGGTCACGATCGCGTTCACGTGCTTCAAGAAATTGCCGATCAAAGACGCCGTTGCGTACGTGCCCGCCCAGTGCGGGGGCGCCCTGCTGGGCGCCTTGGCGATTCGGTCGGTGCTGGGGCTGGATGAATCGTTGTTGGGCGCGACCACGGTGAAGGCCGGATTGACGCCGATAGCCGGGTTTGCGGTCGAAGCGATGATGACGGCGATCTTGATGTTCGTCGTCATGGGAGTCTCGACCGGCGCGAAAGAAGAATCGATCACCGCGGGCATCGCCGTCGGTGCGACGATCGCGATGGAAGCCTTCGTCGCCGGCCCGTTGACCGCTGCATCGATGAACCCCGCCCGCAGCATCGGCCCGGCGATCGCATCGGGGCATCTGGAAAACTTGTGGGTTTACATCGCCGGCCCGATCGTCGGCGCACTTGTCGGCGGCATCCTTCGCCGTGTGCTGAGCCCGTCGGCTTAA